The Litoribacterium kuwaitense DNA window CCTTTATTATCGGCTTCACTCTTTACGTGTTTGAGTTCAGGACTTTCTAAAGTAAGCCTCCCAAGCTGACCTGAACGTAGCTCACGAAGAAAAAGCTCTGACGCCTTTTCTGTGTCGACAATACCGCCTCGTTGCATACAGCCTCGTTTTTGTCCGATGTTTTCTAATAGTGTAAAGGGTTCCTGTTCAAGATCCTCCAGACCATATCGATCTTTTACTGCATCTGGGTACACTTTTTTTAAATAAGATACACCGTACACTGCCACCTCTTGATAATCAATTAAATCGTCTTTAATACCACCTGTTACCGCAAGGCGGTAGCCAACTTCAGGATCTTCAAATTTAGGCCACAAAATCCCAGGAGTATCCAGTAAATCAATATCCGCTTTTGTTTTAATCCATTGCTGTGCTGTCGTAATCCCTGGCCGGTTACCAGTCTTCGCTACTTTCTTTTTTGCCAGCATATTAATCAGTGTTGATTTCCCTACATTTGGAATCCCTAAAATGAGCGCTCTTATATTTTGCGGTCTTCTTCCTTTTTGACGCTGCTTCTCGCGCTTCTCAGCGACAAGGGACTGACAAGCGTTTAATAAGGCTGTAGCTGACTTTGCTTTGTGAGCATCTACTGCGATGGCTTGAATACCCTTCTCTTTATAAAAGCTAAGCCATTCCTCAGTCTTTCTTTCGTCTGCAAGGTCACTTTTATTTAAAACTAGGATTCTCGGCTTCGCTTTTGTCATTTCGTCAGTCATTGGATTTCGTGCTGATTCAGGTAACCGTGCATCGGTCAATTCAATGACCACATCT harbors:
- the ylqF gene encoding ribosome biogenesis GTPase YlqF, which encodes MKPIQWYPGHMAKAKRQVMEKIALIDVVIELTDARLPESARNPMTDEMTKAKPRILVLNKSDLADERKTEEWLSFYKEKGIQAIAVDAHKAKSATALLNACQSLVAEKREKQRQKGRRPQNIRALILGIPNVGKSTLINMLAKKKVAKTGNRPGITTAQQWIKTKADIDLLDTPGILWPKFEDPEVGYRLAVTGGIKDDLIDYQEVAVYGVSYLKKVYPDAVKDRYGLEDLEQEPFTLLENIGQKRGCMQRGGIVDTEKASELFLRELRSGQLGRLTLESPELKHVKSEADNKGEAPSE